One genomic region from Gossypium hirsutum isolate 1008001.06 chromosome D13, Gossypium_hirsutum_v2.1, whole genome shotgun sequence encodes:
- the LOC107920595 gene encoding lipid phosphate phosphatase gamma, whose protein sequence is MTYTALKAVSLTHVRYQRGDQLGHFLAWVSLVPVFISLGGFVSHFIFRRELQSMFFALGLVISQFINEFIKKSVQQARPETCALLEMCDSHGWPSSHSQYMFFFAVYFTLLTCKGIGGIWNVRTKWAALFLPWSLAVLTMYSRVYLGYHTVAQVLAGASLGILLGGLWFWVVNSMLFCYFPLIEESSFGRFFYVKDTSHISDVLKFEYDNARAARNTMAARKAMASKSS, encoded by the coding sequence ATGACATATACTGCACTAAAAGCGGTAAGTTTAACTCATGTAAGGTATCAAAGAGGTGACCAACTAGGCCATTTCTTAGCCTGGGTTTCTTTAGTTCCCGTTTTCATTTCCCTTGGTGGCTTCGTTTCTCATTTCATCTTCCGTAGAGAGCTTCAAAGCATGTTCTTTGCATTAGGCCTAGTAATATCACAGTTCATCAATGAATTCATCAAAAAATCCGTTCAACAAGCCCGCCCTGAAACCTGTGCTCTTTTAGAAATGTGTGATTCTCACGGCTGGCCTTCAAGTCACTCTCAATACATGTTCTTTTTCGCTGTTTATTTCACCCTTTTGACATGCAAAGGGATCGGTGGGATTTGGAATGTTAGAACCAAGTGGGCTGCTTTGTTTTTACCTTGGTCTTTGGCTGTCTTGACTATGTATTCTAGGGTTTATTTGGGTTACCATACGGTGGCCCAGGTTCTTGCTGGAGCTTCTTTGGGGATTTTGCTTGGTGGGCTCTGGTTTTGGGTGGTGAATTCTATGCTCTTCTGTTATTTCCCTTTGATTGAAGAGAGTTCCTTTGGGAGGTTTTTTTATGTTAAGGATACTTCTCACATATCAGATGTGTTGAAGTTTGAGTATGATAATGCAAGGGCTGCTAGGAATACTATGGCTGCCAGAAAAGCCATGGCTTCCAAGAGCAGTTGA